The following nucleotide sequence is from Paenibacillus andongensis.
GCAAAGGCGCGTGCGTGCGAATCCGCATACCGGCAAATGTTCCACCTACAGGAGGTGAGTAATATGGTTCATGTGTTAATCGTCGACGACGAAGTGCACGCGGTGAGAGGGTTAAAGGCCGGTGTAGATTGGGACAAGCTCCATATTTCTACGGTTCATACGGCCCATAGTATGAAGCAAGCCCAAGAAATCTATGCAGCATCTCCGATTGATTTGATGATCTGTGATATCGAAATGCCCCAGGGTTCCGGCATGGATTTATTGAGCTGGGTCAGAGAGCATTATCCCCGAACAGAGACGATATTTTTAACGTGTCATTCCGATTTCTCGTATGCGAAGCGAGCCATCCAATTGGGCAGCTTCGAGTACTTGCTGAAGCCTGTGGATTACGAAGAGCTTGAAGAGGTGATCCTGAAGGTTTTGGCCAAAATTAAAAAAGATCAGGAGCTTCTTTCCTTCGAAGAAACCTATAAGCATTATTACCAGCTATGGGAGTCCCATCAGCCTTTGATGAAAGAACGCTTTTGGCAGGATCTGATCCAACAATCGATTCCGTCGACCAAGGATAAGATAACGGAACATTTACAAAAGTATAATTTATTATCCTTGGATGCTATGCGGTTTGTGATGATTATGATTCGCGTTAGGCGTTGGCATAAGAACCTGAATCAGCGGGATGAACGAATTATGGAATATGCATTGAAGAATGCCGCAGAAGAGAAAATTACACGAGACAATCAGCATACAGCGATCATCTCTCCGGATATTGGGTGTTTATTGATCATGGTCCCATATGAACGCCAACATCAAATGTTGGAGCTTCGGGAAGTATGCGAGGAATACGTGCAATCCTGCAATCAATACTTCTACTGTGATCTATGCTGCTATATCAGCGAACCCGCGTCTCTTCGTGAAGTCGTGCCTATGGTGAAAAGGCTGAACGATTTGGATCGAGACAATGTTTCTGTTGTAAATGAAACCATCGTGCTTTGGGATGTGAAGAAGGGTGAGTGCAAGGTAGAACTTCCATCTTTGAATGACTGGGCAGAGTGGATGAAGCAAGGATCAAAGGAAAAGCTGTTGAACGAGGTTAAGTTATTGTTCCAATCGTTAAGAGAGACCAGAGAAGGAATTGGCGCCCCGCTCTTGCACAGCTTCTATCAGGATTTTCTTCAAATGCTGTTCTTCGTTCTTCAGATGAAGGGTTTACAAGCGAATAAAGTATTTGCAGCCAATCTATTCACGGAAAAGCCGGAACTGGTTCTGAGATCTATAACCGCTTTGGAAGAATGGGTGCAATACGTCATCGAGGTGGCTATGAATCAGATCCATTCGACCGAAGGGGGCATGTCCGTTGTTGAAAAGGTGAAACAATACGTTGCGGCTCATATTTCCGTATCGGAATTATCCAGGGATATTATCGCGGCACACGTATTTTTAAATCCGGATTATTTGACACGGGTGTTCAAAAAAGAAACAGGCTTATCCATTTCTGACTATTTGCAGCAGCAGCGGATCCAATATGCCAAGGATTTACTTGCGGGCTCGGATAAATCCATTATCGATATAGCGCTATTAGCGGGTTATTCGAATGTTTCTTACTTCTCGACGCTTTTCAAAAAGGCAGTATGTATGAATCCTAATGAATATAGAAAACAATTTGAGAAAAGATAGAAAGACTCCGCCCTAAAACATAGGCGTGGAGTCTTTTTTTCGAAAATGTCGGAAAACCTAAAGTATAAAGTCGTATTCGTGGTGAGCAGTCTAGTTAAACTTCTTCTATACTAGAACTATAAAGAAAAGGAGTTGACATCCGATGAACACCAAAGCAGAAGTTTTATACGAAAACGCTAAGGTTGTAAGGAAGACGGGTACGCTGCAGAAGACGTTGAAAACGTTTAAACGCTACCGTGCGCTATTTTTAATGGTCTTGCCTGGCATGATTTATTTGATAATTAACAATTATCTCCCTATGTTTGGGATTATCATTGCCTTTAAAAATATCAACTACCGCAAAGGGATATTTGGAAGTGAATGGGCTGGTCTCAAAAATTTCGAATATTTGTTTAAAACCGCTGATGCCTGGGTCATTACCCGAAATACGATTCTGTACAATGGGCTCTTCATTATCATCAATTTGGCTCTAGCCGTCGCTGTAGCTATTTTACTGAATGAAGTGAAAAATCGGTTCATGTCCCGTTTTTACCAGAGTGTCATTCTATTACCCTATCTAATCTCCATGGTTATCGTCGGATATTTAGCACTTGCCATGTTGAATGGAGAGAACGGTTTCCTCAATCATCATATTTTACCGCTGTTCGGAATCGATCCTATCTCCTGGTATTCAGAACCTAAATACTGGCCATACATCTTAACAATAGTAAACATTTGGAAAAATGTGGGTTACTTATGCATCATCTTCTTGGCAGCTATTGTTGGGATCGATAACGAATATTATGAAGCAGCAACGCTAGATGGCGCGAACAAATGGCAGCAAATCCGCACGATAACGCTACCGCTTCTATCACCGGCAATCATTATCATGGCCTTGTTAAGCATTGGACGCATCTTCTATTCAGATTTCGGTTTGTTCTATCAGGTGCCTCTAAATTCTGGCCCACTACAGCCAACAACGGATGTTATCGACACGTATGTATACCGGGGTTTAATGACGCTCGGCGACATCGGAATGTCTTCAGCGGCAGGATTTTACCAGTCAGTCGTAGGATTCGTATTGGTGCTAGTATCCAACTTTATCATTCGCCGCAAAAGCCCGGAACAAGCTTTATTCTAAAAGAAAGGAGCGTGCTATCTTGAAATCGAATCACATGAATCAATACGCGGTCAACCTGATCTTTATTCTCATGGCCTGTGCCAGCATCTTCCCGTTTGTCCTGCTTGTTATGGCATCTTTTACCGATCAGAAAGCAATTATCAATGATGGTTATTCACTCTTACCAAGTGTGTTTAGTTTAGATGCGTACAAGTATATGATGAAGAGCTCAACTTCGTTGTTTCGGGCTTATGGCATCACGGTTTTCATTACGATCTTCGGGACGGTTGTGGGTTTGGCTATCTCGACGATGCTCGCCTATCCTTTATCACGCAGTGATATGCCGCTTCGCAAAGTAATGTCGTTTCTCGTGTTTTTCACCTTGCTCTTTAACGGCGGACTTGTGTCGACCTATCTGATTTACACCGAATTTTTCCATATTAAAAATACGATTTTGGCGCTTATCATCCCGGGATTACTTACAAACGGTTTTTACATTTTACTAATCCGAACGTTCTTCAGCACT
It contains:
- a CDS encoding ABC transporter permease, with product MNTKAEVLYENAKVVRKTGTLQKTLKTFKRYRALFLMVLPGMIYLIINNYLPMFGIIIAFKNINYRKGIFGSEWAGLKNFEYLFKTADAWVITRNTILYNGLFIIINLALAVAVAILLNEVKNRFMSRFYQSVILLPYLISMVIVGYLALAMLNGENGFLNHHILPLFGIDPISWYSEPKYWPYILTIVNIWKNVGYLCIIFLAAIVGIDNEYYEAATLDGANKWQQIRTITLPLLSPAIIIMALLSIGRIFYSDFGLFYQVPLNSGPLQPTTDVIDTYVYRGLMTLGDIGMSSAAGFYQSVVGFVLVLVSNFIIRRKSPEQALF
- a CDS encoding carbohydrate ABC transporter permease — translated: MLKSNHMNQYAVNLIFILMACASIFPFVLLVMASFTDQKAIINDGYSLLPSVFSLDAYKYMMKSSTSLFRAYGITVFITIFGTVVGLAISTMLAYPLSRSDMPLRKVMSFLVFFTLLFNGGLVSTYLIYTEFFHIKNTILALIIPGLLTNGFYILLIRTFFSTSIPAAIIESAYIDGASEFKIFYRIVLPLSLPILATIGLMLGISYWNDWFNGLIYVTDSKLFSIQNMLNRMLSDIQFLQKSSMTNASQASSNIPTDSVRMAIAVIGIVPIFCAYPFFQKFFVKGLTLGAIKG
- a CDS encoding response regulator transcription factor; protein product: MVHVLIVDDEVHAVRGLKAGVDWDKLHISTVHTAHSMKQAQEIYAASPIDLMICDIEMPQGSGMDLLSWVREHYPRTETIFLTCHSDFSYAKRAIQLGSFEYLLKPVDYEELEEVILKVLAKIKKDQELLSFEETYKHYYQLWESHQPLMKERFWQDLIQQSIPSTKDKITEHLQKYNLLSLDAMRFVMIMIRVRRWHKNLNQRDERIMEYALKNAAEEKITRDNQHTAIISPDIGCLLIMVPYERQHQMLELREVCEEYVQSCNQYFYCDLCCYISEPASLREVVPMVKRLNDLDRDNVSVVNETIVLWDVKKGECKVELPSLNDWAEWMKQGSKEKLLNEVKLLFQSLRETREGIGAPLLHSFYQDFLQMLFFVLQMKGLQANKVFAANLFTEKPELVLRSITALEEWVQYVIEVAMNQIHSTEGGMSVVEKVKQYVAAHISVSELSRDIIAAHVFLNPDYLTRVFKKETGLSISDYLQQQRIQYAKDLLAGSDKSIIDIALLAGYSNVSYFSTLFKKAVCMNPNEYRKQFEKR